The nucleotide window AAGTGATGTTGCGCGCCAACCGCAAGGTGGCTTTGGGCACTCGCGTGCGATTTACGGAATTGTTGGCCGGCGAGATTTTAGCCCGTAACGATGGTTTGCGTGTGTTTCGCTTCGACGAAGTCGGGGTTGAGCGCTCCTTGGATGATTTGATTCGCGAGAAAGCTTTGCTGCCTTTGCCTCCGTATATCCGGCGCGTCCCGGACGAGGCGGACCTGGAACGTTACCAAACGGTGTATGCGCGGCGCGAAGGGGCGATTGCCGCGCCCACGGCAGGCCTGCACTTCACCGAAGCGCTTTTGGACACGATCCGCGGGAAACAAGTGGAGGTGGTGCCCGTTACCTTGCACGTGGGGCACGCCACCTTCCAGCCGGTGAAGTCCGAGGATATCACCGAGCACCGCATGCCCGGGGAGGAGGGGGAGATCTCCCAGGACGCGGCTTGGTACATCAATCATACGCGGCAGCGGGGCGGGCGCGTAGTGGCGGTGGGTACCACCTCTTGCCGGCTGCTCGAAGGCGTGGCCCAGCAAATCATGGGAAATGAGCGGCTGAAGGCCGAATTTTTGGCCACGCAGCAAAAGGGCCGGCGGAGTCTGCAGGCCACGAT belongs to Candidatus Omnitrophota bacterium and includes:
- the queA gene encoding tRNA preQ1(34) S-adenosylmethionine ribosyltransferase-isomerase QueA, which produces MGETAIQNKLSLNDFDYELPQELIAQYPAQRRDESRLLVVHRATGLLEHRTFADFPEFLDRGDALVINDTRVRPARLLGNKEDTGGQVEILVQRKLEPGLYQVMLRANRKVALGTRVRFTELLAGEILARNDGLRVFRFDEVGVERSLDDLIREKALLPLPPYIRRVPDEADLERYQTVYARREGAIAAPTAGLHFTEALLDTIRGKQVEVVPVTLHVGHATFQPVKSEDITEHRMPGEEGEISQDAAWYINHTRQRGGRVVAVGTTSCRLLEGVAQQIMGNERLKAEFLATQQKGRRSLQATIQAKQEALEAIELRKICKPYKGRIETYIYPPYEFLAVDSLLTNFHLPRTTLLMLVSAFAGTELVRRAYAEAVEQKYRFYSYGDAMLII